A DNA window from Carnobacterium funditum DSM 5970 contains the following coding sequences:
- a CDS encoding fasciclin domain-containing protein — MKKFSKIAFSLVTLLLLSPIFAATANAENHITDDVVGVALGNPDFSILVSALQKAELVETLQGDGPFTVFAPTNSAFEKLLTELDITADELLAQPDLAKVLTYHVVPGKVMAADLTDGMNAATVNGEELMFDLSGDPMVNKSMITTTDIEATNGVVHVIDTVLVPSDFMLQEVDMEETTVAKTGLESSTPLLVAMLVTASALVFMVIKKKKA, encoded by the coding sequence ATGAAAAAGTTTTCGAAGATTGCATTTTCCCTTGTCACTCTACTGTTACTATCGCCAATTTTTGCCGCAACTGCTAATGCAGAAAACCATATTACAGATGACGTAGTAGGTGTCGCTCTAGGTAACCCTGATTTCAGTATCCTTGTATCGGCTCTTCAAAAAGCTGAACTAGTTGAAACACTTCAAGGAGACGGACCATTCACTGTATTTGCACCAACTAATTCCGCATTCGAAAAACTGTTAACAGAATTAGATATTACAGCAGACGAATTACTAGCACAACCTGATTTAGCAAAAGTTCTTACCTATCATGTTGTTCCTGGAAAAGTTATGGCTGCTGATTTAACAGATGGAATGAACGCTGCAACAGTAAATGGTGAAGAGTTAATGTTTGATCTTTCAGGAGATCCAATGGTTAACAAATCTATGATTACTACAACAGATATTGAAGCAACAAACGGTGTTGTCCATGTTATTGATACTGTCTTGGTTCCTTCAGACTTCATGTTACAAGAAGTTGATATGGAAGAAACAACAGTGGCAAAAACAGGCCTTGAAAGTAGTACACCGCTTCTTGTAGCTATGTTGGTTACAGCTAGTGCACTTGTTTTTATGGTTATCAAAAAGAAAAAAGCATAA